In Drosophila willistoni isolate 14030-0811.24 chromosome XR unlocalized genomic scaffold, UCI_dwil_1.1 Seg144, whole genome shotgun sequence, one DNA window encodes the following:
- the LOC6638599 gene encoding dnaJ protein homolog 1: MGKDFYKILGIDKKATDDEIKKAYRKLALKYHPDKNKSPQAEERFKEIAEAYEVLSDKKKRDIFDQHGEAGLNGGGPTGPDGAGPTGSYSYQFHGDPRATFAQFFGSADPFGVFFGGGDSMFGGPGQSQSQGQEQMFMNYGADDMFGGGGFACNPMAQAFRSQSFNAQAPTRKRQQQDPPIEHNLYVSLEEVDKGCTKKMKISRMSMSTGQARKEEKVLSITVKPGWKAGTKITFPREGDQAPQKTPADIIFIIRDKPHTQFKREGSDLRYTAQVSLKQALCGTPLTIPTLQGDSIAVNTQGEIIKPTTTKRISGRGLPFPKEPSRRGDLIVAFDIKFPDSLPANLRYQLSELLPN; the protein is encoded by the coding sequence ATGGGCAAAGACTTCTACAAGATTCTGGGCATTGATAAGAAGGCCACCGACGATGAGATCAAGAAAGCCTATCGCAAACTGGCTCTTAAATATCATCCCGATAAGAACAAGTCGCCACAAGCGGAGGAACGATTCAAGGAGATTGCCGAAGCTTATGAAGTGCTGTCAGATAAGAAGAAGCGCGACATATTCGACCAACATGGTGAAGCTGGACTAAATGGCGGTGGTCCAACAGGACCAGATGGGGCCGGACCGACCGGTAGCTATAGTTATCAGTTCCACGGCGATCCGCGAGCCACATTCGCACAGTTCTTTGGCTCAGCAGATCCATTCGGTGTGTTCTTTGGCGGCGGCGATAGTATGTTTGGCGGACCCGGTCAAAGTCAGAGTCAAGGACAGGAACAAATGTTTATGAACTATGGAGCCGATGATATGTTTGGCGGTGGAGGATTCGCCTGTAATCCAATGGCTCAAGCATTCCGTTCACAATCGTTCAACGCTCAGGCACCCACACGGAAACGTCAGCAGCAGGATCCACCAATTGAACACAATCTCTATGTGAGTCTAGAAGAAGTGGACAAAGGATGTACCAAGAAGATGAAAATATCCCGCATGTCGATGTCAACCGGACAAGCGCGCAAGGAGGAGAAGGTACTTAGCATTACAGTGAAACCAGGCTGGAAGGCGGGAACCAAAATCACTTTCCCCCGCGAAGGTGACCAAGCTCCACAAAAGACCCCGGCTGATATCATATTCATCATACGTGATAAGCCACACACTCAGTTCAAACGGGAGGGCAGCGATTTGCGTTACACTGCCCAAGTGAGCCTCAAGCAGGCTCTATGCGGAACTCCGCTGACCATTCCTACACTGCAGGGCGATAGCATTGCCGTCAACACACAAGGAGAGATCATCAAACCCACCACCACGAAACGCATCAGTGGGCGTGGATTGCCCTTCCCGAAGGAGCCATCACGACGTGGCGATTTGATTGTGGCCTTTGATATCAAATTTCCCGATTCGCTACCTGCGAATCTGAGATATCAGTTGTCCGAACTGTTGCCAAATTAA